A single genomic interval of Microbacterium oleivorans harbors:
- a CDS encoding ABC transporter substrate-binding protein, with the protein MLSTPRKRALAGLAVVAVGALALSACTSQRGGGGETDAATDVDGTFVFAASADPASLDPAFAQDGETFRVSRQIFEGLVGTEPGTADPAPLLAESWESSEDGLTHTFQLKEGVTFHDGTAFDAEAVCANFDRWYNWTGLAASEALSYYYGKLFRGYVDSPDTAVYDSCSADGELEATVQLKQPFAGFIPALSLPAFAMQSPAALEEYGADEIGGTEEAPSLSEYGAGHPTGTGPYKFDEWSPGEELTLSAYDEYWGESGQVDQIIFRVIDDPTARRQALEAGSIDGYDLVGPADTAALEDAGYTMVSRPPFTILYLAFNQAQPELQDVRVRQALSHAIDKEALITQVLPEGTEVATQFMPDTVNGYNPDVTTYEYDPEQARALLAEAGYTADNPLTLTFNYPVNVSRPYMPDPEQIATVISTQLTEVGVQLTAQTDAWSPDYLDKITGTPDHGIHLLGWTGDYNDTDNFVGVFFGAQSAEWGFDNPELFAALNEARGIPNLDEQTELYEQINEQVAEFIPGVPLAHPAPTLAFDPRVESYPASPVNDEVFTGIVLTE; encoded by the coding sequence ATGCTCTCCACTCCTCGGAAGCGCGCGCTCGCGGGTCTGGCGGTGGTCGCCGTCGGCGCCCTCGCCCTCTCGGCGTGCACCAGCCAGCGCGGAGGTGGCGGCGAGACCGACGCCGCGACCGACGTCGACGGCACATTCGTGTTCGCGGCATCCGCCGACCCGGCCAGCCTCGACCCCGCCTTCGCGCAGGACGGCGAGACCTTCCGCGTCTCGCGTCAGATCTTCGAGGGTCTCGTGGGCACCGAGCCCGGCACGGCCGACCCCGCGCCGCTGCTCGCGGAGAGCTGGGAGTCCTCCGAGGACGGACTCACCCACACGTTCCAGCTGAAGGAGGGCGTGACCTTCCACGACGGCACCGCGTTCGACGCCGAGGCGGTGTGCGCGAACTTCGACCGCTGGTACAACTGGACGGGCCTGGCCGCGAGCGAGGCGCTGTCGTACTACTACGGAAAGCTCTTCCGCGGCTACGTCGACAGCCCCGACACCGCGGTGTACGACTCCTGCTCCGCCGACGGCGAGCTCGAGGCGACCGTGCAGCTGAAGCAGCCCTTCGCCGGGTTCATCCCCGCCCTGTCGCTGCCGGCCTTCGCGATGCAGAGCCCCGCAGCCCTCGAGGAGTACGGTGCCGACGAGATCGGCGGCACCGAGGAGGCGCCCTCGCTGTCGGAGTACGGTGCGGGTCACCCGACCGGCACCGGTCCCTACAAGTTCGACGAGTGGTCGCCGGGCGAGGAGCTCACGCTCTCGGCCTACGACGAGTACTGGGGCGAGTCGGGTCAGGTCGACCAGATCATCTTCCGCGTCATCGATGACCCGACCGCGCGCCGTCAGGCGCTCGAGGCCGGTTCGATCGACGGCTACGACCTGGTCGGCCCCGCCGACACGGCCGCTCTCGAGGACGCCGGCTACACGATGGTCTCGCGCCCGCCGTTCACGATCCTCTACCTCGCGTTCAACCAGGCCCAGCCCGAGCTGCAGGACGTCCGCGTGCGCCAGGCGCTGTCGCACGCGATCGACAAGGAGGCCCTCATCACGCAGGTCCTCCCCGAGGGCACCGAGGTCGCGACGCAGTTCATGCCCGACACGGTCAACGGGTACAACCCCGACGTGACGACCTACGAGTACGACCCCGAGCAGGCGCGCGCGCTGCTCGCCGAGGCCGGCTACACCGCCGACAACCCGCTGACGCTGACCTTCAACTACCCGGTCAACGTCTCGCGTCCCTACATGCCGGACCCCGAGCAGATCGCCACGGTCATCTCGACGCAGCTGACCGAGGTCGGGGTGCAGCTGACGGCCCAGACGGATGCCTGGAGCCCGGACTACCTCGACAAGATCACCGGCACGCCCGATCACGGCATCCACCTGCTCGGGTGGACGGGTGACTACAACGACACCGACAACTTCGTCGGCGTGTTCTTCGGGGCGCAGTCGGCCGAGTGGGGCTTCGACAACCCGGAGCTGTTCGCGGCGCTGAACGAGGCCCGCGGCATCCCGAACCTCGACGAGCAGACCGAGCTCTACGAGCAGATCAACGAGCAGGTCGCCGAGTTCATCCCCGGTGTCCCGCTGGCCCACCCGGCCCCGACGCTGGCATTCGACCCGCGCGTCGAGAGCTACCCGGCCAGCCCGGTCAACGACGAGGTGTTCACCGGCATCGTGCTGACCGAGTGA
- a CDS encoding ABC transporter permease gives MLRTIGHRLLLLIPTLLGLSILLFLWVRALPGGPAVALLGEKATPAAIERINELYGFNRPILEQYATYMGRLLTGDFGSSIETGRPVVEEFFRRFPATIELSIAALIIAVGIGIPLGYLAARRHGRISDHLAVVLSLVGITIPVFFLAFMLKYVFAVQLGWLPSDGRQNPRIDATHYTNFYVLDGLITGEFDAAWDAVLHLVLPALALGTIPLAIIVRITRASVLEVQNSDYVRTGRAKGIARRTLRGRFILRNAMLPVATTVGLQVGLLLAGAILTETVFAFPGIGSFLARAITARDFPVLQGFIIFIAIIYALINLIVDVSYSLIDPRVRVS, from the coding sequence TTGCTGCGAACCATCGGCCACCGGCTGCTCCTGCTGATCCCCACCCTCCTCGGGCTCAGCATCCTTCTCTTCCTCTGGGTTCGCGCTCTTCCCGGCGGTCCTGCCGTCGCCCTTCTCGGCGAGAAGGCGACCCCCGCCGCCATCGAGCGCATCAACGAGCTCTACGGCTTCAACCGCCCCATCCTCGAGCAGTACGCCACCTACATGGGGCGCCTGCTCACCGGTGACTTCGGCTCCTCGATCGAGACCGGCCGTCCGGTCGTCGAGGAGTTCTTCCGCCGCTTCCCGGCGACGATCGAGCTCTCGATCGCCGCGCTCATCATCGCCGTCGGCATCGGCATCCCGCTCGGGTACCTCGCCGCGCGCCGGCACGGCCGCATCAGCGACCACCTCGCCGTCGTGCTGAGCCTCGTGGGCATCACGATCCCGGTGTTCTTCCTCGCGTTCATGCTGAAGTACGTCTTCGCGGTCCAGCTGGGCTGGCTGCCCTCGGACGGCCGGCAGAACCCGCGCATCGACGCCACCCATTACACGAACTTCTACGTGCTCGACGGTCTGATCACGGGGGAGTTCGACGCCGCCTGGGATGCCGTGCTGCACCTCGTCCTGCCCGCCCTCGCCCTCGGCACGATCCCGCTCGCGATCATCGTGCGCATCACGCGTGCGTCGGTGCTCGAGGTTCAGAACTCCGATTACGTACGCACCGGCCGGGCGAAGGGCATCGCCCGGCGCACGCTTCGCGGCCGCTTCATCCTCCGCAACGCCATGCTCCCCGTCGCCACCACCGTCGGGCTCCAGGTGGGTCTGCTGCTGGCGGGCGCGATCCTGACCGAGACCGTCTTCGCCTTCCCCGGCATCGGCTCGTTCCTCGCCCGCGCGATCACGGCCCGGGACTTCCCGGTGCTGCAGGGGTTCATCATCTTCATCGCGATCATCTACGCGCTCATCAACCTCATCGTCGATGTCTCGTACAGCCTGATCGACCCGAGAGTGAGGGTCTCATGA
- a CDS encoding ABC transporter permease, with amino-acid sequence MSTNALPPAPGGGPATAAAEHEVLEARTGGGFWHDVFARLRRNPVAWAGTAIVLLFLLVAILAPWLAPYPETALPGAREVTPTNIPGPGEIPGFPLGLDRFGGDVFSKLIWGARASLLIGIISTAFGLIGGMLLGLLAGMFGGWVDTVVMRFVDILLSVPNLLLAVSIAAILGQSQLAIMIAIGASQVPIFARLLRASMLQQRSADYILSAQTLGLGRGKITMSHVLPNSLGPVIVQGTLTLATAVIDAAALSFLGLGGGGAATAEWGRMLTYAQNELAIAPWLAFLPGICIMITALGFTLLGESLREAMDPRTRAR; translated from the coding sequence ATGAGCACCAACGCGCTTCCCCCCGCCCCCGGTGGCGGGCCGGCCACCGCGGCGGCCGAGCACGAGGTGTTGGAGGCCCGCACCGGCGGCGGGTTCTGGCACGACGTGTTCGCCCGGCTGCGCCGCAATCCGGTCGCCTGGGCGGGAACGGCCATCGTGCTCCTGTTCCTCCTCGTCGCGATCCTCGCCCCGTGGCTGGCGCCGTATCCCGAGACGGCCCTCCCGGGCGCGCGGGAGGTCACCCCGACCAACATCCCCGGGCCGGGCGAGATCCCCGGCTTCCCGTTGGGGCTCGACCGCTTCGGCGGGGACGTGTTCTCGAAGCTCATCTGGGGGGCGCGGGCGTCGCTGCTCATCGGCATCATCTCCACCGCGTTCGGGCTGATCGGCGGCATGCTCCTCGGCCTTCTCGCGGGCATGTTCGGCGGCTGGGTCGACACGGTGGTCATGCGCTTCGTCGACATCCTGCTGTCGGTGCCGAACCTGCTGCTGGCGGTCTCGATCGCGGCGATCCTCGGTCAGTCGCAGCTGGCGATCATGATCGCGATCGGAGCGTCGCAGGTGCCGATCTTCGCGCGCCTGCTGCGGGCCTCGATGCTGCAGCAGCGCAGCGCCGACTACATCCTCTCGGCTCAGACGCTCGGCCTCGGGAGAGGCAAGATCACCATGAGCCACGTGCTGCCCAACAGCCTCGGTCCCGTCATCGTGCAGGGGACTCTGACCCTCGCGACGGCGGTCATCGACGCGGCGGCGCTGTCGTTCCTCGGCCTCGGCGGCGGCGGCGCGGCGACGGCCGAATGGGGTCGCATGCTCACCTACGCGCAGAACGAGCTGGCGATCGCGCCCTGGCTGGCCTTCCTCCCCGGCATCTGCATCATGATCACGGCGCTCGGCTTCACCCTGCTCGGCGAGTCGCTCCGCGAGGCGATGGACCCCCGCACGCGCGCCCGCTGA
- a CDS encoding ABC transporter ATP-binding protein, giving the protein MADSSTPLLRVRDMAVDFRTLEGPVHAVEGVDIEISAGETVAIVGESGSGKSTTAMAVIGLLPGNGRVVRGSIQLDGTELVGAPESALRRIRGGQIGLVPQDPMSNLNPVSKIGTQVAETLLAHGLATPKDVDRKVVETLAAAGLPDAAERAKQYPHEFSGGMRQRALIAIGLACNPRLLIADEPTSALDVTVQKTILDQLGRMTGELGTSVLLITHDLGLAAERAARVVVMHRGRIVEQGPARQILEDPQQPYTQALVKAAPSVAAVRLRPEAYRPAPPAETASVGAPVAAAPGVAASAADNIVEIENLTKLYKIRGKKEDFAAVTDVSLAIPRGETVAIVGESGSGKTTTARMLLKVIEPTSGTIRYEGQDVAGLKGAQLREFRQKVQPIFQDPYSSLNPMFTIERIIGEPLDFYRRGSSKERSARVRTLLDDVALPQSMLRRYPSELSGGQRQRVAIARALALNPDLIVCDEPVSALDVLVQDQILTLLRDLQSGYGLSYLFISHDLAVVRLISDYVCVMKDGALVEAASSEEIFTNPRDPYTRRLLSSIPGNELDIAS; this is encoded by the coding sequence ATGGCAGACTCCTCCACTCCCCTGCTGCGGGTGCGCGACATGGCCGTCGACTTCCGCACGCTCGAGGGACCCGTCCACGCCGTCGAAGGCGTGGACATCGAGATCTCGGCCGGCGAGACCGTCGCGATCGTCGGCGAGTCGGGGTCAGGCAAGTCCACGACCGCGATGGCGGTGATCGGCTTGCTCCCCGGCAACGGTCGTGTCGTGCGCGGCAGCATCCAGCTCGACGGCACCGAGCTCGTCGGTGCTCCCGAGAGCGCGCTGCGACGCATCCGAGGCGGCCAGATCGGACTCGTGCCGCAGGACCCCATGTCGAACCTCAATCCGGTCTCGAAGATCGGCACCCAGGTCGCCGAGACGCTACTCGCGCACGGCCTCGCGACCCCGAAGGACGTCGACCGCAAGGTCGTCGAGACCCTCGCCGCCGCCGGCCTGCCCGACGCCGCGGAGCGCGCGAAGCAGTACCCCCACGAGTTCTCGGGCGGCATGCGCCAGCGGGCCCTGATCGCGATCGGCCTCGCCTGCAACCCGCGCCTGCTCATCGCCGACGAGCCCACGAGCGCGCTCGACGTCACGGTGCAGAAGACGATCCTCGACCAGCTCGGGCGGATGACCGGCGAGCTGGGGACCTCGGTGCTTCTCATCACCCACGACCTGGGGCTCGCCGCCGAGCGCGCCGCGCGCGTGGTCGTGATGCACCGGGGCCGCATCGTCGAGCAGGGTCCCGCCCGCCAGATCCTCGAGGATCCGCAGCAGCCGTACACCCAGGCCCTCGTGAAGGCCGCGCCGTCGGTCGCCGCGGTGCGCCTGCGCCCCGAGGCCTACCGTCCGGCGCCGCCCGCCGAGACGGCATCCGTCGGCGCGCCCGTCGCCGCGGCGCCCGGTGTCGCGGCATCCGCGGCCGACAACATCGTGGAGATCGAGAACCTGACGAAGCTGTACAAGATCCGCGGCAAGAAGGAGGACTTCGCCGCCGTCACCGACGTCTCGCTCGCCATCCCGCGCGGCGAGACGGTCGCGATCGTCGGCGAGTCGGGTTCGGGCAAGACCACGACCGCGCGGATGCTGCTGAAGGTGATCGAGCCGACGTCGGGCACGATCCGCTACGAGGGTCAGGATGTCGCGGGGCTGAAGGGTGCGCAGCTGCGGGAGTTCCGCCAGAAGGTGCAGCCGATCTTCCAGGATCCGTACTCGTCGCTGAACCCGATGTTCACGATCGAGCGGATCATCGGCGAACCCCTCGACTTCTACCGGCGCGGGTCGTCGAAGGAGCGCTCCGCGCGGGTGCGCACGCTCCTCGACGACGTCGCCCTGCCGCAGTCCATGCTGCGCCGGTACCCGTCGGAGCTGTCGGGCGGCCAGCGCCAGCGCGTCGCGATCGCGCGGGCACTGGCCCTGAACCCCGACCTCATCGTGTGCGACGAGCCGGTGTCGGCTCTGGACGTGCTCGTGCAGGATCAGATCCTCACGCTGCTGCGCGACCTGCAGAGCGGATACGGCCTGAGCTACCTCTTCATCTCGCATGATCTGGCCGTCGTGCGCCTGATCTCGGACTACGTCTGCGTCATGAAGGACGGGGCTCTCGTGGAGGCGGCCTCGAGCGAGGAGATCTTCACGAACCCCCGCGACCCCTACACGCGCCGGCTGCTCTCCTCGATCCCCGGCAACGAGCTCGACATCGCCTCCTGA
- the pxpA gene encoding 5-oxoprolinase subunit PxpA: protein MDLNADLGETVDGVPTADDTAMFAVVSSASIACGGHAGDDRSMRDAVAGAAAAGVAVGAHPSYLDRPGFGRVAMSVAPRELRRQIGHQLAALDAAGADIRYVKPHGALYHAASSDPETARAVAEAVADLSAVTGRAVPVLGLGGAIVDAAAAVGLPFRQEAFLDRGYRADGTLVPRGAPGALLADPSEVADRALRLAVDARVVAVTGETIPSEAVSLCLHGDSPGAVAMARAVRSALDAAGVAVRAPW from the coding sequence ATGGACCTGAACGCCGACCTGGGTGAGACGGTCGACGGCGTGCCGACGGCCGACGACACGGCGATGTTCGCGGTCGTGTCGAGCGCCTCGATCGCGTGCGGCGGTCACGCGGGCGACGACCGGTCGATGCGCGACGCCGTCGCGGGTGCTGCGGCAGCCGGGGTCGCGGTGGGCGCGCATCCCTCCTACCTCGATCGGCCCGGGTTCGGGCGCGTCGCGATGTCGGTGGCGCCGCGCGAGCTGCGCCGGCAGATCGGTCACCAGCTCGCCGCGCTCGACGCTGCCGGGGCCGACATCCGTTACGTCAAGCCCCACGGCGCCCTCTACCACGCGGCGAGCAGCGACCCCGAGACGGCGCGAGCGGTGGCCGAGGCTGTGGCCGACCTCTCGGCCGTGACAGGACGCGCGGTACCCGTCCTGGGGCTCGGTGGCGCGATCGTCGACGCCGCTGCAGCGGTGGGGCTCCCCTTCCGGCAGGAGGCCTTCCTCGACCGGGGCTATCGGGCCGACGGCACCCTCGTGCCCCGGGGTGCGCCCGGCGCGCTGCTCGCCGACCCGTCGGAGGTCGCTGACCGCGCCCTGCGGCTCGCCGTGGACGCCCGCGTGGTCGCGGTGACGGGCGAGACGATCCCCAGCGAAGCCGTGTCGCTGTGCCTGCACGGCGACTCGCCGGGCGCCGTGGCGATGGCACGGGCCGTGCGCTCGGCGCTGGATGCCGCCGGCGTCGCGGTGCGCGCCCCGTGGTGA
- a CDS encoding carboxyltransferase domain-containing protein, whose amino-acid sequence MGSAAVLVEVGGLDEAMALHARLAAAPPAGVVDIVPAAATVLVKIDRGMLSPERAREWIAAAAAEPAPAAGVAGELVLPVVYDGADLAEAARLLGMGPDALAARHAATAWTVAFTGFAPGFGYLVGADWDLDVPRRREPRTRVPAGAVGLAGRFSGAYPRETPGGWQLIGTTSAALFDPDTERPALLVPGVRVRFEPVRAATVVPAAPSPTGSPARPARPDAPVDPGPRRGPMRPGIRILTPGLLATVQDGGRPGRAAAGIASGGAADADAWALANRLLGNDGDAAAIEVVLGGLRAVAEGDLEVVVTGAWAMLSIDGWPRDPFVVHPWPSGSELRLDGFLGGARAYLAVRGGWDAAVVAGSRATDTLAGLGPAPLRAGDRLPVGEAVARAVPALPLHPWGLPPVGTDAAPLEIPFVRGPRDDWFTAGALTALGDAVWTVSADADRVGIRLDGPELERSRGGELPSEGMVPGAIQVPPAGRPVIFGVDGPVTGGYPVIGVVTGLGRSRLAQTRPGDRVRLRPVASPGRSV is encoded by the coding sequence ATGGGTTCGGCCGCCGTGCTCGTGGAGGTCGGCGGTCTCGACGAGGCGATGGCGCTGCACGCTCGACTCGCCGCGGCTCCGCCGGCGGGCGTCGTCGACATCGTCCCGGCCGCCGCCACGGTGCTCGTGAAGATCGACCGCGGCATGCTCTCGCCCGAACGGGCACGCGAGTGGATCGCGGCGGCGGCGGCCGAGCCGGCCCCGGCGGCGGGCGTTGCCGGGGAGCTCGTGCTGCCCGTGGTCTACGACGGCGCCGATCTCGCCGAGGCCGCGCGGCTGCTCGGCATGGGGCCCGACGCGCTCGCCGCCCGCCATGCCGCGACGGCGTGGACCGTCGCCTTCACCGGTTTCGCGCCGGGCTTCGGGTACCTCGTCGGCGCTGACTGGGACCTCGACGTGCCGCGCCGTCGTGAGCCGCGCACCCGGGTGCCCGCGGGTGCGGTGGGTCTCGCGGGTCGCTTCTCGGGCGCCTACCCCCGCGAGACCCCCGGGGGCTGGCAGCTGATCGGCACGACGTCGGCGGCGCTGTTCGACCCCGACACCGAGCGCCCGGCGCTCCTCGTGCCCGGCGTCCGGGTGCGCTTCGAGCCCGTCCGTGCCGCGACAGTCGTGCCCGCCGCGCCATCCCCGACGGGATCCCCGGCTCGCCCCGCCCGCCCCGACGCGCCCGTCGACCCCGGTCCGCGCCGGGGGCCGATGCGGCCCGGCATCCGGATCCTGACACCCGGCCTGCTCGCCACGGTGCAGGACGGCGGGCGACCCGGGCGCGCCGCCGCGGGCATCGCATCCGGCGGCGCCGCGGATGCGGACGCATGGGCTCTCGCCAACCGTCTCCTCGGCAACGACGGCGACGCGGCGGCGATCGAGGTCGTCCTCGGCGGCTTGCGCGCCGTGGCCGAGGGCGACCTCGAGGTCGTCGTCACCGGAGCCTGGGCGATGCTCTCGATCGACGGGTGGCCGCGCGACCCGTTCGTCGTGCACCCGTGGCCGTCGGGGAGCGAGCTGCGCCTGGACGGATTCCTCGGCGGCGCCCGGGCCTACCTCGCCGTTCGAGGCGGATGGGATGCCGCCGTCGTCGCCGGTTCCCGCGCCACCGACACCCTCGCGGGGCTCGGGCCGGCGCCCCTGCGCGCGGGCGACCGGCTCCCGGTCGGCGAGGCGGTCGCCCGGGCCGTGCCGGCGCTGCCGCTCCATCCGTGGGGGCTGCCCCCGGTGGGGACGGATGCCGCGCCGCTCGAGATCCCGTTCGTGCGCGGTCCGCGCGACGACTGGTTCACCGCCGGAGCGCTCACCGCGCTCGGGGACGCGGTGTGGACGGTGTCGGCGGACGCCGACCGGGTCGGCATCCGTCTCGACGGGCCCGAGCTCGAGCGCTCCCGCGGAGGCGAGCTACCGAGCGAGGGGATGGTCCCGGGCGCGATCCAGGTGCCGCCGGCCGGCAGGCCGGTGATCTTCGGAGTCGACGGTCCGGTGACCGGCGGCTACCCCGTGATCGGGGTCGTCACCGGCCTCGGACGGTCGCGGCTCGCGCAGACGCGACCGGGCGACCGGGTGCGGCTGCGACCGGTCGCGTCGCCCGGGCGCAGCGTCTGA